tttgtcagaggggaacattaaacccaggtgaaaaatatacaaagatgatcgctttaaaaaatatatatatgtatattatgccaaataatagcacacatcattaaataccacaccACAACCGGTGGAGATATCCGACCAGAGGAAAATCAAGCCTCCACGTTGTAAACAATGACGTACAGTAGCAAACTTCCACCGGCAGAGGGAGCAGCGAGGACACCGCTTTGAGCTTTTCACCTGGAACCAACTTTAAAAGTAAGTAAACACTGATTACTAAACACAGTCATGATGACACACTATGATGCTCTACTGTATataatgtgtgagtgtgtgtgtaactggtcagtaaatctgattctgaaggtcaaacattttattaaagcGATAGAAACGTTTCTTCTTGGTGCTTTAAACAAAGTTTGAACATGAGAATAGAAACTCACTAAAGCAGATTGTATAAAAGCTGAAGAGGATTCTTCAGACCATGATGATCATCAGGATGAATCCACAGCTTTCAAAGTTCACTTTGACATATTCTCATGTTTCAGTGTCACAAAGTACAGAATCCCAGAGAGGACCAACATCTGACAGGCTGTGATGAGTTCATGAACAATCAGATCACGAGGTTACAGAACAACTCAAACGTACGACTAACAGGAGAACACAAAGGTCCAGACTCTGTTCCCAAAGGTCCAGACTCTGAAGGTCCAGACTCTGTTCCCAAAGGTCCAAACTCTGAAGGCCCAGACTCTGTTCCCAAAGGTCCAAACTTTGTTCCCAAAGGTCCAGACTCTGTTCCCAAAGGTCCAAACTCTGTTCCCAAAGGCCCAGACTCTGAAGGCCCAGACTCTGTTCCCAAAGGTCCAAACTCTGAAGGTCCAGACTCTGTTCCCAAAGGTCCAAACTCTGAAGGCCCAGACTCTGTTCCCAAAGGTCCAAACTTTGTTCCCAAAGGTCCAGACTCTGTTCCCAAAGGTCCAAACTCTGTTCCCAAAGGTCCAGACTCTGTTCCCAAAGGTCCAAACTCTGTTCCCAAAGGCCCAGACTCTGTTCCCAAAGGTCCAAACTCTGAAGGTCCAGACTCTGTTCCCAAAGGTCCAAACTCTGAAGGCCCAGACTCTGTTCCCAAAGGTCCAAACTTTGTTCCCAAAGGTCCAGACTCTGTTCCCAAAGGTCCAAACTCTGTTCCCAAAGGTCCAGACTCTGTTCCCAAAGGTCCAGACTCTGTTCCCAAAGGCCCAGACTCTGTTCCCAAAGGTCCAAACTCTGTTCCCAAAGGCCCAGACTCTGAAGGCCCAGACTCTGTTCCCAAAGGTCCAGACTCTGTTCCCAAAGGTCCAAACTCTGTTCCCAAAGGCCCAGACTCTGAAGGCCCAGACTCTGTTCCCAAAGGTCCAAACTCTGTTCCCAAAGGCCCAGACTCTGAAGGCCCAGACTCTGAAGGTCCAGACTCTGTTCCCAAAGGTCCAGACTCTGAAGGTCCAGACTCTGTTCCCAAAGGTCCAAACTCTGAAGGCCCAGACTCTGTTCCCAAAGGTCCAAACTTTGTTCCCAAAGGTCCAGACTCTGTTCCCAAAGGTCCAAACTCTGTTCCCAAAGGTCCAAACTCTGAAGGTCCAGACTCTGTTCCCAAAGGTCCAAACTCTGAAGGCCCAGACTCTGTTCCCAAAGGTCCAAACTTTGTTCCCAAAGGTCCAGACTCTGTTCCCAAAGGTCCAAACTTTGTTCCCAAAGGTCCAGACTCTGTTCCCAAAGGTCCAAACTCTGTTCCCAAAGGCCCAGACTCTGAAGGCCCAGACTCTGTTCCCAAAGGTCCAAACTCTGTTCCCAAAGGTCCAAACTCTGAAGGCCCAGACTCTGTTCCCAAAGGTCCAAACTTTGTTCCCAAAGGTCCAGACTCTGTTCCCAAAGGTCCAGACTCTGTTCCCAAAGGCCCAGACTCTGAAGGTCCAGACTCTGTTCCCAAAGGTCCAAACTCTGAAGGCCCAGACTCTGTTCCCAAAGGTCCAAACTCTGTTCCCAAAGGCCCAGACTCTGTTCCCAAAGGTCCAAACTCTGAAGGTCCAGACTCTGTTCCCAAAGGCCCAGACTCTGTTCCCAAAGGCCCAGACTCTGTTCCCAAAGGCCCAGACTCTGTTCCCAAAGGTCCAGACTCCATCTTCTCGTGGAgtcacaacaaaagaaaagcatCGAAATACATCAGTCTAGAAACGAGAAGAATTCACACTTGATGAAGAGAAAGAGTTTCTCCATCTCCTCGTAGAAATGTTCAAAGAGTttataacaaaaatatattttttattctctttataTAAAGctggatcatctctgtctgtcgGCCATCTTTTCTTGAAACTTTAGGTTGACGACTTCTCTCTGATGAGAAGAGAAAGATTAGATACCAGAGTCTCCTCCGCTGCAGTCAGCTGACAACACTTTTCTACAACATctctgtttgaataaatgatGGAATCAAAGAGAACAGAAGAGAGAAAGTCTCAccaataagagagagagagatgaagaacaCATTGGTAAAGTTTGTATGTGTGCAACGtagacagcgtgcaggagtttgaaGACAACTTTTGATATTTAaatgtccaatcagtgagatgtgtagagagtgagatgataaaggtatcttactctctgatcattaaggaaacatgctatgttgaagtgctggcttctctgacaacaatgcagcagccagtatgtcctccttctaactttacattctgctcctgaatgctctggatttgtttggaccagagaaggtaggcacttTTAAGACACacgaccgttttggacgcccctcggtttgtcagatatgagagcagttatcaggtcaacaggtgttgcagcgatggaagcggtcaagagaagtggttcagatagaagtgattgtacccgacctaaaaagcctctgcatgtttctaataagctccacgagcagaaacgtgctcaaactaggatcaatattggagatgcttttgacaaatggagagaggttagaacacagaaaggtttacagacccatgcagagctggataaacactgaagcttcagagtccaccacatggtgacctgtgtgggggggggggcagctctctatgatgtccCAGCGACTGTGATGTTCTGAAggttaaatgaatgtttttgtccGTAGAGTCTGTAAACAAAGTGATGTCATGGCAGTTTCTTCCTAAAATAAAGGATTTCACTTCAGTAAGGTCTCCTTCAGAGTCTTTTAGTTGACATTCTG
This genomic window from Labrus bergylta unplaced genomic scaffold, fLabBer1.1 SCAFFOLD_210, whole genome shotgun sequence contains:
- the LOC109977505 gene encoding S-antigen protein, whose product is MNNQITRLQNNSNVRLTGEHKGPDSVPKGPNSEGPDSVPKGPDSVPKGPDSVPKGPNSVPKGPDSEGPDSVPKGPDSVPKGPNSVPKGPDSEGPDSVPKGPNSVPKGPDSEGPDSEGPDSVPKGPDSVPKGPNFVPKGPDSVPKGPNSVPKGPNSEGPDSVPKGPDSVPKGPNFVPKGPDSVPKGPNSVPKGPDSEGPDSVPKGPNSVPKGPNSEGPDSVPKGPNFVPKGPDSVPKGPDSVPKGPNSEGPDSVPKGPDSVPKGPDSIFSWSHNKRKASKYISLETRRIHT